In Puniceicoccaceae bacterium, the DNA window GGCATTTCCAATTCGCCATTGCAGCTCCACTGCACGAAATCTGCGTCATTTGCTTCGCACCCAACAAGTAAGGTTTGAATGCCGCTTCGCTCTGAAGTGGTTCAAATTCTTTCTTCAATAACCACAGATTGCACAGAAAGCACAGATAAGGTTAGAGGAAATCATTTGCTATCCGTCATCACCTTTTTCTACTTCGCCATCGCAGCTCGCTGCACCCCTTGACGTTCTATTCGGAAAATCTTGACCCAAAAGAACTACTACATACATTGCGATGTATGATCAGGACTCAAATTTATCTTACTGAAGAAGAACACAGTGGAATTTGCGAACTCGCAAGATCCACGAACAGGCGCCAGAGTGAATTGATTCGTCAGGCGATTGACGAGTATCTAACGCGGAAGAAACCTGAAGATAAGTTGTCAAA includes these proteins:
- a CDS encoding CopG family transcriptional regulator produces the protein MIRTQIYLTEEEHSGICELARSTNRRQSELIRQAIDEYLTRKKPEDKLSKIRRAKGIWKNRTDLDLSEIRAGFDRFE